In uncultured Desulfuromonas sp., the genomic stretch CCGAAGAGCGGTCTGTTCTTTCAATCATTATCCTTTCATCCTTGGATCCGCTCACGGCCAAGCTGCCGTTTAAAAAAGTTTCTCGGGGCTTGGTTTTTTTGGCTAAGACCCTTTTGAGAGACAGAGTTTCCTATGGGGAAGAAACGTATCTATCGCTCAACTCTTTAGAAAGAGAGGTATTGTCCCCCTCAGCTTGTTGGCTGATTTGTGTAGGTCTGGTTAACGCTCTGTATGATGCTGGCGAAGCTGAAGACGTTTCACGTCAGGATCAGCTTCTTGAGGAGCTGCGAGCTCTGGCGCGGTCCTATCCAGACGATGCGGTGGTGCGCGAACTGTTGGCCAGAGGTCTGGTTAACGCCCTGACTCAGGCGGGTAAAGCTGAAGACGTTTCCCGTCAGGAACAGCTTCTTGAGGAGCTGCGGGCTCTGACACAGTCCTATCCAGACGATGCGGCGGTGAGCGAACTGTTGGCCAGAGGTCTGGTTAACGCTCTGAATGATGCGGGCAAAGCTGAAGACGTTTCCCGTCAGGAACAGTTGTTTGAGGAGCTGCGGGCTCTGACACAGTCCTATCCAGACGATGCGGCGGTGAGAGAACTGTTGGCCAGAGGTCTGGTTAACGCCCTGACTCAGGCGGGTAAAGCTGAAGACGTTTCACGTCAGGATCAGTTGTTTGAGGAGTTGCGGGTTCTGGCGCGGTTCTATCCAGACGATGCGGCGGTGCGCGAACAGTTGGCCGGAGGTCTGGTTAACGCCCTGACTCAGGCGGGTAAAGCTGAAGACGTTTCCCGTCAGGAACAGCTTCTTGAGGAACTGCGGGCTCTGACACCGTCCTATCCAGACGATGCGGCGGTGAGCGAACTGTTGGCCATAGGTCTGTTTAACGCCCTGTTTGATGCGGGCAAAGCTGAAGACGTTTCCCGTCAGGAACAGCTTCTTGAGGAGCTGCGAGCTCTGGCGCAGTCTTATCCAGACGATGCGGCGGTGCGCGAACGGTTGGCCAAAGGTCTGGTTAACGCCCTGTATGATGCGGGCAAAGCTGAAGACGTTACCCGTCAGGATCAGTTGTTTGAGGAGCTGCGAGCTCTGGCGCAGTCTTATCCAGACGATGCGGCGGTGCGCGAACAGTTGGCCGGAGGTCTGGTTAACGCCCTGTATGATGCGGGCAAAGCTGAAGACGTTTCACGTCAGGATCAGTTGTTTGAGGAGTTGCGGGTTCTGGCGCGGTTCTATCCAGACGATGCGGCGGTGCGCGAACAGTTGGCCGGAGGTCTGGTTAACGCCCTGACTCAGGCGGGTAAAGCTGAAGACGTTTCACGTCAGGAACAGTTGTTTGAGGAGTTGCGGGTTCTGGCGCGGTTCTATCCAGACGATACGGCGGTGCGCGAACGGTTGGCCGGAGGTCTGGTTAACGCCCTGACTCAGGCGGGCAAAGCTGAAGACGTTTCACGTCAGGATCAGTTGTTTGACGAGTTGCGGGTTCTGGCGCGGTTCTATCCAGACGATGCGGCGGTGCGCGAACAGTTGGCCAACGGGCTGTTTAACGCCCTGAATGATGCGGGCGAAGCTGAAGACGTTTCCCGTCAGGAACAGCTTCATGAGGAGCTTCGGGCTCTGACACAGTCCTATCCAGACGATGCGGCGGTGCGCGAACAGTTGGCCAAAGGGCTGTTTAACGCCCTGAATGATGCGGGCGAAGCTGAAGACGTTTCCCGTCAGGAACAGCTTCATGAGGAGCTGCGGGTTCTGACACAGTCCTATCCAGACGATGCGGCGGTGCGCGAACAGTTGGCCAAAGGCCTGTTTAACGCCCTGAATGATGCGGGAGAAGCTGAAGACGTTTCCCGTCAGGAACAGCTTCATGAGGAGCTGCGGGCTCTGACACAGTCCTATCCAGACGATGCGGCGGTGCGCGAACAGTTGGCCAAAGGGCTGTTTAACGCCCTGACTCAGGCGGGCGAAGCTGAAGACGTTTCCCGTCAGGAACAGCTTCATGAGGAGCTGCGGGCTCTGACACAGTCCTATCCAGACGATGCGGCGGTGCGCGAACAGTTGGCCAAAGGGCTGTTTAACGCCCTGACTCAGGCGGGCGAAGCTGAAGACGTTTCCCGTCAGGAACAGCTTCTTGAGGAGCTTCGGGCTCTGACACAGTCCAATCCAGACGATACGGCGGTGCGCGAACAGTTGGCCAAAGGCCTGTTTAACGCCCTGAATGATGCGGGAGAAGCTGAAGACGTTTCCCGTCAGGAACAGCTTCATGAGGAGCTGCGGGCTCTGACACAGTCCTATCCAGACGATGCGGCGGTGCGCGAACAGTTGGCCAATGGGCTGTTTAACGCCCTGACTCAGGCGGGCGAAGCTGAAGACGTTTCCCGTCAGGAACAGCTTCATGAGGAGCTGCGGGCTCTGACACAGTCCTATCCAGACGATGCGGCGGTGCGCGAACAGTTGGCCAAAGGGCTGTTTAACGCCCTGACTCAGGCGGGCGAAGCTGAAGACGTTTCCCGTCAGGAACAGCTTCATGAGGAGCTTCGGGCTCTGACACAGTCCAATCCAGACGATGCGGCGGTGCGCGAACGGTTGGCCAAAGGGCTGTTTAACGCCCTGATTGATGCGGGCGAAGCTGAAGACGTTTCCCGTCAGGAACAGCTTCATGAGGAGCTGCAGGCTCTGACACAGTCCTATCCAGACGATGGATGGGCAAAAAAAATAAATGGAATGTTTTCAGGTTCTGATGAGTGAATAAAAGAGTCTTCTGTTGGTTAATTTGGGTAGTCATCGGGCGCAGAATCTTCGAAAAAAGGTGACAGATTTATTTTAAGTCCTCCTTTAACGCTCGAAATTTTTGATCCCAATAAAGCCGATGAGTTAGGAAAACGCCTTAAGTGCTATCAGGATAATTAATTCAAACCTTACCGCGCGGTTGAAAACGGATTTAAAAACTGACGCTCCCACATCAGCGCCTTATCAACCGTGCTTAGCTCCGCTTCTTCACAGATACAATCCCAATGTTCACGAATGACGGCTTCTGTTTCGTCAAAGAGGTTCATTGCCTCCTCATCGGACAGTAGAAAGTGCGGGGCAACCTCCAGACAGGTTTTGAGCTGGCTGAAGCGATTATTGCCGACAATCAACATGGCTTGTGTCGCTTCATTGCCGGTGCGCGCTTGCGGGCAAATGTCATAGGCAGGAGTTAATGACAGCTCGCGCCCGTCCCAAAAAGCTGCATGGTTGCGGGCATGATCATCCGTATTGCCACATAGGATATTAAACACCAAGCGACCATAAAGTTCTTGAAGTGTCTGTTTCGGCTTGGAAAAGCGCGCACGTATGATTTGTGCCAGCTCTTCATAGCTCGCATAGCGTGCCGTCATGTCGCTTAACCCAAACAGCGTCAGGGCGGAGACCATGGTGTTGCGCGTCCACCCGGAATCTGATCGGAGGCGGTCAAAGCGTTCAATCAGCAACACATCTTTACCGGCGGCCTTGACCAACCGAACCGGCGCGACATTCAGTCCCGCCATTGCCGCCAGCCTCATCGCGATATATTCGGCCTTAACCACGCTGTAGGTATCGCTGCTGGATGAAAATTTAGCGATATATTTTGTCCCATGGTCTTCAATCAAGGCTTTGGGGCGTGCTCCACCGATGGAGCTGCCGTGAAATAAAGCCTGGTCAAATTCAGGCGTTAACGGGACCCCTTGCTCAACCCGTTTGGCGGACTCCAGCAAGTCCTCTAAGTCGGCGTTACGAGGAGATCTTGGGATGTACTCACGTGGAGAGCGCTGAAAGTCCAGCGCGCCGATACGGTCTGATCCCGATTCAAGTAAATAGGTCAGCTCATCAAGTTCCGCCGTATCCGTATCACGCCCTTTTTTTCCTAACTGCCGATTGATAATGACGCGCCGTCCCCATGCATCGGGCGCAGCATCGCGAATACAGTTTGGAATTTCCAAGTCGCCGAGTAAAGGTAATATGCCGGGCTGCAAAGGCAGTTCAGGGTCGTAAATAGGGATAGCCTCTGGCCGGTTCAGATAGCTTTTCCCATAGTTAAATTGGACAAGATGATTATCCGCCTCAAGCTTTCCGACAACAACCGGCTTGGTTTTTCCCGGGAGCCAAATCCAGATATAGGCTTCTTTGTTGTTTTGCTTAGAAGTCATCATCGGCGACCTTTGTTTGCTCCCTGATCCGTTTTGGGAGGAGGGCTATTTTGCTTTGGGTTAAATCAATGCAGGTTGAAAGCCTTTGGCTGTCTTGCTCAAACAGATGCACGCCTACCAACACGGCAACTTCGAACACAAGACCAATCCCCGGTGTCATCTCACCGGCTTCAATTTTTTGCAGCGTTGCGCGTGATATCCCGGCACGCTCGGCCAAATTCGCTTCAGACCATTTGCGCTTCTTGCGTGCAAGTTTTATCTGCTGCCCCAGCAAGAGAGCTGCTTCCTTGGCGTATTTCGAATAAATTCTTTTTTTTGTCATATTAGCACCTTAAATGGCTACTATAATGTCCGTAAAGCTATTTAAGGATTATCATAATAGCCGTTTTTTGAAATGTCAAAATGTTCTGGGAATGATTGACTACTGTAGTAGTCACAAAGTGACTTAATGCCTTTTTTGATAGTCATTGGAAGGTTTTGTCGTGAAAGAAATCGGTGCTTCCTTTTTTTACAGTTAGTGTTATCTCTAAGAGATAGACACATCACAGTCTCGTTCAATAACGAATCTCTATCACTCCCAGAAATTAAATACACCGGTGCCATAAACCTCAAAAATTTAAAATCGTAGGAAAGTGCTGTTTCTAAATCCCCTTTATTGAATAACTATCGCGAGTATTTGCTTTACTGCCTAAAGCCCCATTTGAAGAAAGCGAGCTCTCAATTCTTCAAGAGTCGAGACTTCTTTGGGGGATGGGCATGTTACGATCTGATCGAAAATAAACTCCCACACCTTTGCGGCACGCTGTTTCTCAAAATTATATGAATATTGAACATAGACTTCCCCGGTAACATCGCGCTCCCCATCGCTATGGTTCAACATAAGCCGCGCATAGAGCTTTGAAAGCCCCACCGCTGTTATCCACGTTGCCCCGGTGCGCCGCAGATCATGTGGGCGGAAATCTGTAATGCCAAGATTTTTACGGTTTCGCCGTATTGCCTGAGACTTAGCCGCTCCCGTGAGGGGGGTGACTTCGTTGATCAAATCTCTGGCATGGCGGTTCAAGGGCACACGGTGACCCATCTTGGGAAGAACGCTGTCACGCTGGTACAGCCCTTTGTCAAGCGTATGAGAAAAAAGAAAGAATCGAATATTATCGGGATAATACGCTTCAGCAAGCAAAAGAGCGCATGAATGACAGGGAAAATCCGCCTGATAAAGACGAACTACAAGAAATTTATGATTCTCTCAGTGAAGCTCTTCCCAATGGGGTAGAAGCCAACATGCGTGATGCGAATGGGGCATCAACCCGCTCAGATTTTATGAAGCATTTTCAGAGTAAAGCATCTGGTGAGGTAGGAATTTTGTACTCACAGAATCAGCCAAAAGTCGAAGAGTCGACACTTACTCATACCCCTTTGGCAATGGTTGTATAAATTTTTTGATAGAGTGAAATCACAGATTTTGAATACAAAATCCTGCCCCGCGAGCGGGGCAGGGCATTAAATCTCAGGTTCATCCAAGCTGGTATCAGAAGCACTAAACCCAAGTTCTGCTCTCCGCAGTTCTTCGTACCGATTGTCCTTGGATTTTGGGGTGGGAAGATAGTCCTTTTCAGAAAAATTGTCCTGAAATTTTATCTGAGATAAATCATGGAATAGAGCCTTCTTCTCATTTCGCTGCTTCTCCCTTAATTGCTGGATTTGAGATTGGAGTTTTTGCCGCTGTTCAAGTTGGGTAAAAATCAGGTGTTCACGTGCTTTTTCATTACGTTTATGGGCTTGCCAAGCCTCTTTTTCATTCTGACTTCGATTGTGCCAATAGCGGCCATTAATTTTATCCCAAATGCCTTTAAATCCGTTGCGAATCCGCGCGATGCGTCTTTGTTTTTCAGTCGGCCAGCGATTTTGCAATGTTCGTTCAAGTGCGGCACGTTCTTTACGATGACCCTGAATCATTGTGGCTTTTTGTTGCATCAGCGGGGCAGTTTCTTTTTCATGCTGTAAATTCAGATCGTCAGCAAAGCTCTTGAACAATTTGCGTAATTTTCTATTCATAGAGGTTTTGACATCATCAACAGTTGGAAAATTATTGGGCTTACCCAGTCGGATTTCCAACTCCGACTTTTTCTTGCTGAGCTGGCGTGTCAGAGAATAAACCTCGCCATGCACATCAACGGCTACAAGGCCACGCCGACCTTGAGCCAAAGAATAGCCTTGTTCTTCCAACGCGTGCTTGAAGCTTTCTTTCGTATCTGAAACCGCCCAGCATTCCAGCAACTCACGTTTGATATCATCAGCTTTTCTGCCAATACGCATAGCTTGTTGCCACTCAGCACGGCTGTAGGTAAGGGGATTTTTCTTGTTTTTATCCCGAAACCCTTCAGGCAGCTTCCAGCCGTTTTCAAGATAAAGTGATTTAGCGATTTCATTGAGTTTCAACTTGAAGTGGGAGATATTAATCGCCTTCATTTCTTCGGTGTCAATTCGGCTCCAGACAGCATGAGCGTGACGGCGACCTTCCTTCTCGTGGAAGACAACAATGCGGGGCTGACCTTCTAAACCCAGTTTTTTCTCAATACGCTCCAGTGCGTTTTCAAAGAGTTTAGCCGGAACGTGTTCTTCGGCTGGGGGACTTAAACTCAATGAGAACATAAATTGTTTACAACGCGTCCCTTTTGACAATGCATATGCTTCATTCAGTGCCCCTAAAACGTCAGAGGCCATGAAGCCACGCACTTCATGAACCGTTACGTGTTCATTCTGGACATTGTTAAGCAGGTGCAAAGCCATTTGACGGCCACCTGAGCGCTGATTACCCTTCAGGATCATTGAAATTCTCCTGTTCTGGGGTGGATAACGGTTTGAGGCCTAATGCCGTAATCAGCGTGTCACGCATCCATTTGATATTATGGACAGCATCGTTAAGTCCATCTATCACATCTTTGTTGATCGGTAATGATCCTGAATTAGCGGCCTTAGCAAGTTGGTTGATGTTGTTGGCTATGCGAGAGTGTCCAAGCATCCCCAAGAGTTTTGCTAAAGCCTTCTGGTCTGCCACTGTTGGTTTTCTCGAATAACAGGGGCGATGGCCATTCTTGAAAATTGCATCACGTATAAAACGACCAATAGGCTCACCAGCGGCCATCTCTTTAAGTTCTTCACGTTCTCTTTTGCTGAGGCGCAAGGAGAATGGTTGCGGGTATCTTTGGGCATCAATTATCGGAGGGGATTTATCATTCATAACCAGGCCCTCCCATGTTAAAACTATCTGTTTTTGTAGGGAAGTCCGGTAAAATATCACATGCTGTAATCAAAGGTAGATAGTGTTGGTTGCAAGCCCCCGCAACCAACACAATTCAAGGGACTTGCATCTGACATGCAAGTCCCTTTTTCTGTTTATGTCGTATCACTTAAGCGTCGGTGGCGACATCGTCCGCGTAGGGGCAATCCTGCAGATTCTGATTTCGACCGGCTCTGCCCGTGGAATCCACGGAGCCGCCGTTGGCATTGGCCCGACCGGCTTCACGCTCGGAGTTGACGATGGCATCCACTTCTTCCTGAGTCAGGTATTGAGCGACGTATTCAACGTCATTGAGAGACAGCTGGTAAACAAAGCTTCTCAGATGATTGCGTGAGCCGCGCAGCAGGTTCTGATAGACGGTCATGATGTCTTCGTTGTCGGTCTGCGCCAGGTATTCTTGCAGATCGTAGATGTCGAGATCTTCAATGGTGGCACCGACATGCAGGGCGTCGATCAGGGAGATGCTGCCACGTTCAACCAGGGCATCATAGAGGTCCTGCATGGCATCGGAATCAAACATGCCGACGGTGTCCGCATTCAAAGGCAGATCCAACTCATAGCGCTCAAGCAGGCAGGCGACGGCATCTAAATGGCGCTGTTCGCTGTTGGCGATGTGGTCGAACACCCAATGGCCCCAGGTGGCATAAAGCGCGGTGTACACGTCGCGGGCGACTTTTTCTTCTTCATACATATAAAGAAGTTCAGCTGCTTCTTCTTCGCTTAATTCTTCAAGGGGCAGTTGATCGATCAGGCAGTCAACGGTTCCGGTAAGGGCGTTGCCGTTGGCGGCAGGCGTTTGTTGTCCTGATCCACCGCGATAACCGGCTGCGACACACAGTGATGCAGTAAGCAGGACACACAAAAGACTCATGATGAGAGAGGAAGATTTCATTGTTAGGCTCCTTTTCCTAGGGGAATAAAATAGTTAGTTTATCTTTCTGGTCTATCAAGTTGTGTGCCATCCGGACTTTTTTTCTTAACTGTTTTAAAATAAAAGGTTTTTTGTAGTTAGTTGTTCTTGATAACTATAGAGAGTCGACAAAAACCGTTGATTGGAACGACAATCTTGTCGATTTGTGTTTTTATGATTTTTTTGAATAAATTTCAAAATAATGTCGTTGAATATGATGTGAAAGTTTTTCAGCCATGGGGCTGAAGACTTTTATTTTGCTGAAATTCACCGGATCGGCGCAGAAGATGTAGGTCAGCTTCAGATCCTCAAGACTGTCGACGGTCAGGTCGCAAAAGACAATTCGCAACTCGGCGAGCTTGTCGTTTAAGTCCGCGGGCAGCGCCATCATGTAGGGGGGGGGTGTGAGGCGGGTTGGCCCGTTGGCTTCAGCGGTTTGCGTGACAACCTCTACACTGTTCTGCGTGTTTTGAATCAATTCCCGGACCGTCAGCGGACGCTGGCTTAATATTGCTTGAGTTTGGCTATGACAGGGCAACGGTTGAGTGGTGGCGGCTGCTGTTTTCGACATACGCGGCAACCTGCCGGGCAAACGGATCACACAGGTCGATCCTGGCGAAATCAATGGCCAGATTATTGAGGAATTGCAGGATCAGGGTATGGCGTCCGTGCAATCCAAACGGCAACACGCCACAAAAGAAGAAGCCCATCTTTTCACTGGCTTCACACAGCGCATCACATCCGGGCTGTTCCAGATCGAGAAACAGATAGAGAACATCGGTGCGTTCCAGGCACAGTCGTTTGGTGGCGACGAAAATTTCGTCGGCCATAGCGGCATCGTTGCTGAAACAAAGAATGTCCGCGGTATTAAAAATGTCCATCAGCGTGTAGCTGAGTTTGCAGTCCTCGTCGTGGCGATCGGTCTGCGTTGTCGGCACCTGCGGAGCTTTCATCGTAACCGGAACCTCGCAGTGGTGAAAGATGTCCCCGATCATGTTGCTGTGCTGTTTGGGGGGATAGATTTGCCGCAATGAGGCGTTAAACGCCTTGAATACCAGCAGCGCACTCTCTTTCTGGGCGGTTTTTCCCGTCAGCTTTTTGAATTCGACATCGGCGGGGAAAAGCCCCAGCAGCAAGCCACACCCGGCACACCCGGACGCGTGCAATTTTTTCTGTGACAAGGCGTGGCTGGTAACGGCGCGGCTATAGAGACCGGCCAGATTCTCTTGACTCGCCTGTTTGAACAGGTAGCGGTGAATGCTGTCGAAGATACCTTTTTTGCGATAGGCCGGGTTGACAAACAGCACACCGGCTTCGGCAACCGGATCGTGGGGGTGATAAAATTTCAACGCCGCATGACCTAAAAGGGTCTGTTGATCATCGACGGCCACATAAGAGCGTAAGGTGCCGCTGCGGTTCATCTCGACAATCTGCTCAGGGTAATAGATATAAGACGCCTAGCTGTAGCCATAGGCACGGTAGGCACAGCGTGAGATTTCCAGGGCATCGTCAGGGATAAACGGACGGACCTGCCATGTTGTCAGGGCAACGGGCGTTTCCGGTGGCTTGGGCGAGGACGGCGTCAGCGGGTCAATCCGTTTTGCCGCTACATGCTTGATCAGCAAGGTCTTTTTTCCGCCCCGACCGAGATTGCGAAAATGCACTTCATCCATGGTCTGTTGAAGTAAAAACAGGCTCAAGGAGTCCTTGTGCAGTGGGGCGTCGTCCATGAGGGTGGTGGGGGCATAGCGGGGAATTTGCCCGGGAGCGACCGGCAGCCCTTTGTCGTAGATGGAGAGCTCCATGCGACCGGCAACATAGCGACACTCCAGGCGGATCTCCTGCGGGTCTTCCGCGGCTAACCCGTTTATGCCCAGCCCGTTCATGGTATAAACCAGGGCTTCTTCCGTCGCCAGTTGCACCGAGGCGACCTCGTTGTCGGCAAAGCCGAATAACTGTGCCGTCTGCTGGATAAAAGCCATGGCCACGGGCAGAAACTCCAGTTGACCGGGAAGCTTCAGGGTCAGTGTCGTTGCGGGTATAACGGCTCCTTGATGATGACAAATGGCGCGGTGTTTATGCGCCTTGGCACAGGGCAATCGCTTGTTCCAGATCGTCCACCACGTTGAGAATGGCGACAAAGCCGCTGATCTCGAACACCTCACGGATGTGGCTGGATAAGCCGCTCACCGCCAGAGCCCCCTGCTGTGCTTTTACCCGCTTGACCGCCATAAGGAATACCCGCAATCCGGCGCTGGAAATATATTCCAATCCCTGACAGTCAAAAACGAGGTGGTGTTGCCCTTGTTCTATGTCATTCATCAGCTGTTGTTCAAAAGCCGGGGCAGTGGTGCTGTCCAGGCGGCCATTCAACGCGATCAGTAACAGGTTGTCGCGCTGGTCTTTGGTCACGTTCAGTTGATCTTCCATGATTCCATCCTTTGCATGATCAATGCAGTTTTTTGGTGAATTCCAAAACATTAAACGGTGCGTCGCGCCGGTAGCTCACGTCATCCATTAACGTGCGCAGAAAATGGATGCCCAGGCCGCCGATATCGCGTTGTTCCGCCTCCGACCTGAGATCCGGCTCCGGAGCCTCGAGGGGGTTAAAGGGAACGCCGTCATCCTGGAGACGCACCCGATAACCGCGGTGTGTTCCCCACAACTCAATGGTAAACGGGTGATCTCCACCATCGGGAAAGGCATAGGTAATGATGTTGGTGACCAGTTCATCCAACACCAGGTTGAGTTGAAAGATGGCGGTTTGGTCGAGAGTGATGGTGGCCGAGAATTTTTCCACCGCATCGCCGAGTGCAACGAGCTGGCTGACGTCATTGGTCAAAGTCATTGTAATATGGCTCTCGCCGGTATTTTCTTGTCGGTTGCCATAGGTCAGGCTCAGGCTGGTGATGTCATCCGATTGTGCGGCGCCGGCTGCGTGGGTCTGCACCGCGGCAATAATTTCAGCCGTCAACTCTTCGGCGGAGCGGTTGGCTTGTCCGGCCAGGATCGTCTGCAGACGTGTTTCGCCAAACTCCTCGTTGTTCGGATCAAACGCCTCGGTGACGCCATCGGTATAAAATTGCACCGTGTCACGGGGCTGTAGCTGGTGCTGCTTCTCCAGATAGTCCAACTCCGGCAGGACGCCAAGGGCGGTGCCTTGGCATAAAGGCAGGGCCGTGACTTCGCCGACGTGCGTCACCAGCGGTGGGTTGTGGCCGCCGTTGGCGTAGGTCAGCAGGCCGGTTTCAACATCGAGAATGGCATAAAACACGGTGACAAACAGCTCCAACGGGTTTTCGCGGCACAGGATGTTGTTGACCCGCTGCAAGACCTGACCCGGTGCAAGGCCGGTCATGGCCGAACCGCGTAGTTCGGTGCGGGCGACGGCCATGAAAAACGCCGCCGGAACCCCTTTGCCGGAAACATCGGCGACCACCAGTCCGAGCCGGTTTGCGTCAATCTGGAAAACGTCATAAAAGTCACCGCCCATTTCGCGGGCCGGGATGGTGCGGCCATAGACCTGATAACGGTCATGCTGAGGAAACTCCGTCGGCAGGATCGCCATCTGCACGGCACGAGCGGCCTCCAGCTCGCGTTGCAGGGTGCGATGAGCGTGTTCCAGTTCACTGTTTTTTTGTTGCAGATCACGGGTGCGGTCTTTGACCTGACGATCCAGATCCTCTTCGCGGGCCTGAACCTGCTGCGCCATGCGGGTAAAAACCTGGGACAGTTGGCCCAGCTCGTCACGGCGCTCAGTAACCGGTTGCATGGTGTGGGCATCAAAGCGCCCCGCTTCAATCTCGGCTGCGGCGTCCGTTAAGGCAATCACCGGGCGGATCATGCGACGGCCGACACTCAGTGAGACCAACGTGCCGATGAGTGCCACCAGCAAACCCACCATGACGGCATTGGTGACAAGCTCTTGCAACGTGGCATTGATATGGGCAGTGGGCAGTCGTACCAGGGTGACGCCGATGGGCTGGCCGTCCGTACCGGGAATCGGTGCCATCACCGTCAGATTCTGCGACGACAACAAACTCATCGGCTCGTTTGCCTGATAGACCTCGGCCATTTTTTTCAGTTCGGTCGTGTCCGGGCGCTGATCCCCGCCGAGAATCGAGTCGTGGGCGATGGTCTCCATGGTGCGATTCACCACCCAGATGGCGTTGATATCGCCACCGGCGACCAATTGGCGGATGATATATTCCAGACCGATCCGTTCGTTGAGCTGGGTGAACAGCCCCATTTCGTAGCCCACTTGAACGATGCGCGGCTGATCAATGCCGGTGACACCGACATATTTAAACATCTTGCCATCAATCTCGCGCGGTTGCGCCGGTTGTACCACCTCAGACGATTCTCCGCTGAGTAACGGCCAGAACGCGGCGGCCTGAGATTGCTGCCGGGTATCGGCGGTGAAGGTGAAATCAAGGCCGAGATTATTGAGGACGGCATGGCCGTGAGCATCGCTGATCCACAACTCATCCATGGCCGTGGAAGCGGTCAGTTGGCGTAATTGACTATTGATCTGTTCCTCGCTGAGCCCGGCTTGCTGGGCCGCGGCCACGTAATAGGCGGCCAGGCGCGCCTGGCTGACCATCTGCTCGTCCAGCACCTGTTCCACCACGGCAGGGATCTGTACCGCGGCCCCGGCACTGCGGGCGAGCAGAAGTGCCACAATGTTGCCCTCGGCCTCGGCCACGGTCAGCAGTTGGCGGCGGGCATTGACGGCGAGAACGATGGTGGTCAAGGCCACGGCAAGGATCACTAGGCCGGTGGTGAACAAGGTCAGGCGCTGTTTAAAACCCATGTTAAACCTCAGGATGCACGGGTGAGGGTGTCCTGGCCTGTTGCATCAACAGCACCGACACCAGAGTGAGAACCGCCATAGCATAGAAAAATACCCCATATCCCAGGGTGCTGATCAGAACTCCGCCGAACAGCGGACCGACAAAAAAGCCAGCCATGACCATGGCCAGAAAGATATTCTGGTTGAGAGCCCGTTTTTCCGGCGCGGAGATGTCAAACAACACCGCACCCTGCAGGGGCATGGCAACACCCCATCCCGCGCCCAGCACCACCGCCAAGCCTAAAAAAAGGCATTCTTGATGGAACTGTGGAATCAGGGCATAGCTGACCATGGCCGCCGCCATGCCGATCATGCTCATGGTCACCTTATCATAACGATCAAAAGCGCGTAACAGCAGCACGCGGATGAGGACCATGGCGGCGGAGGCTGCGCTGAAAAAGATGGCCGGATTTTTCAGATCCACGGAGGCACCGTAGGCGCGAATATAGTAGAAAATTGACGAATAGCCGCAGAACAGCAGCAGGGTCGACAGCTGCAGACACAACACCGGTCTGGAACGGAAACTGTCGACGACGCTGCGTAATCCCGTGGCCTGATGCGCCACGGCAGCGGGGATTCTGCCCTTGGGCAGGAAGACCGCCAGCACCGGCAAGAGTGACACCGCTGCGGCCAGATAGAGCACGGTTGTGAATTGACCCGGCTGCTGGACACCCAGATCAATAATCACC encodes the following:
- a CDS encoding DUF2202 domain-containing protein, which codes for MKSSSLIMSLLCVLLTASLCVAAGYRGGSGQQTPAANGNALTGTVDCLIDQLPLEELSEEEAAELLYMYEEEKVARDVYTALYATWGHWVFDHIANSEQRHLDAVACLLERYELDLPLNADTVGMFDSDAMQDLYDALVERGSISLIDALHVGATIEDLDIYDLQEYLAQTDNEDIMTVYQNLLRGSRNHLRSFVYQLSLNDVEYVAQYLTQEEVDAIVNSEREAGRANANGGSVDSTGRAGRNQNLQDCPYADDVATDA
- a CDS encoding ATP-binding protein translates to MPCAKAHKHRAICHHQGAVIPATTLTLKLPGQLEFLPVAMAFIQQTAQLFGFADNEVASVQLATEEALVYTMNGLGINGLAAEDPQEIRLECRYVAGRMELSIYDKGLPVAPGQIPRYAPTTLMDDAPLHKDSLSLFLLQQTMDEVHFRNLGRGGKKTLLIKHVAAKRIDPLTPSSPKPPETPVALTTWQVRPFIPDDALEISRCAYRAYGYS
- the mobC gene encoding plasmid mobilization relaxosome protein MobC, which encodes MNDKSPPIIDAQRYPQPFSLRLSKREREELKEMAAGEPIGRFIRDAIFKNGHRPCYSRKPTVADQKALAKLLGMLGHSRIANNINQLAKAANSGSLPINKDVIDGLNDAVHNIKWMRDTLITALGLKPLSTPEQENFNDPEG
- a CDS encoding relaxase/mobilization nuclease domain-containing protein → MILKGNQRSGGRQMALHLLNNVQNEHVTVHEVRGFMASDVLGALNEAYALSKGTRCKQFMFSLSLSPPAEEHVPAKLFENALERIEKKLGLEGQPRIVVFHEKEGRRHAHAVWSRIDTEEMKAINISHFKLKLNEIAKSLYLENGWKLPEGFRDKNKKNPLTYSRAEWQQAMRIGRKADDIKRELLECWAVSDTKESFKHALEEQGYSLAQGRRGLVAVDVHGEVYSLTRQLSKKKSELEIRLGKPNNFPTVDDVKTSMNRKLRKLFKSFADDLNLQHEKETAPLMQQKATMIQGHRKERAALERTLQNRWPTEKQRRIARIRNGFKGIWDKINGRYWHNRSQNEKEAWQAHKRNEKAREHLIFTQLEQRQKLQSQIQQLREKQRNEKKALFHDLSQIKFQDNFSEKDYLPTPKSKDNRYEELRRAELGFSASDTSLDEPEI
- a CDS encoding GNAT family N-acetyltransferase gives rise to the protein MNRSGTLRSYVAVDDQQTLLGHAALKFYHPHDPVAEAGVLFVNPAYRKKGIFDSIHRYLFKQASQENLAGLYSRAVTSHALSQKKLHASGCAGCGLLLGLFPADVEFKKLTGKTAQKESALLVFKAFNASLRQIYPPKQHSNMIGDIFHHCEVPVTMKAPQVPTTQTDRHDEDCKLSYTLMDIFNTADILCFSNDAAMADEIFVATKRLCLERTDVLYLFLDLEQPGCDALCEASEKMGFFFCGVLPFGLHGRHTLILQFLNNLAIDFARIDLCDPFARQVAAYVENSSRHHSTVALS
- a CDS encoding STAS domain-containing protein, coding for MEDQLNVTKDQRDNLLLIALNGRLDSTTAPAFEQQLMNDIEQGQHHLVFDCQGLEYISSAGLRVFLMAVKRVKAQQGALAVSGLSSHIREVFEISGFVAILNVVDDLEQAIALCQGA